The sequence CTGGGTGACTTTGTACTGAAGCGGAGTCAGCTTTGACCGGATCTCATTGTCATGGGGTCGTTTCCAGGTTGTTTTTTTCATGGTTTCGCCCATATCATTCATGGCGTCTTCTTTTTTCATCATGTCCACCTCCTTTTCCGGGGCCATGTCGCCGCCGTTCATTGCGTCGGAACTATTGCCCATTTTTTTTTCCATGGGGGGATGGTTCTCCCAGGTCTTTTCAATAAACTGGTCCCGGCCGGATCTCCACCGGTAATACGTGTAACGTTTGGGATTGTGCTTGTAATAGTCCTGGTGATATTCTTCAGCCGGATAAAATTCAACGAGCCGGGTGATGGGGGTCACAATGGGCTTGTCAAAGACCATTGATTTTTCCAGTTTCTTTTTGGACGCCTGGGCCAGGCGTTTCTGGGTGTCGTTGTGGTAGAAAATTTCCGACCGGTACTGGTTACCCCTGTCCACGAACTGTCCGCCCGGGTCCGTGGGGTTGATATGGCGCCAGAATACATCCAGTAAATACTCGTAAGAAACCATTCCGGGATCATAATAAACCTGGACTGCTTCGGTATGACCGGTGGTGCCGCCTGAGACTTCCGAATAGGATGGATGACGGGTATGGCCGCCGGTGTATCCGGACACGGCTTCTTTAACGCCCTCCACCTTCTCAAAGTCAGACTCCGTGCACCAGAAACAGCCACCTGCAAACGTCGCTACTTCCAGCCCGTCTTCCATAATGTTTTCCTGGGCCATGTCTGTGGACATATTCTTTGAATCCATTTTATTATCAGCATAGGCGAAAACGCCTGCCACTATGCCCAAAATGATCAGTACACTGACAAAAATTTTTACGATACGTTTGGGATTCATCATCGGTCTCCTTTCATGTCTCAGTTAAAATCTTTCCTGAACTGAAAGATGGGCTCCTGAAATCACAGAACGTTTGAAAAAAAATCACAAAAGTATCACAACTGCAAAACAACATTTACAGCTTAGAGCCTAAATGCTATCGTTTCAACAAAAAAATTTACAAACAATGGCTCAAATGCAGCCCGGTATTTAATTTGCTTGGGGGGATAACTTGCTTCTAACATCCCAAGATTTGGGATTGGGTCTAACGTCGGCCGCTGTAGGGGCAGGCCCCCAGGCCTGCCCTAATGAGGGCAACCACAGGGGGATTGCCCCTACGAAAAATGGCCGACAATAGAATCAAGCCCCAAGATTTTTTCGGGGAAAAGGATTTTTATGAATAACAGAGTCATTAAACTACTCATCCTCGGGATATTTATCCTGGGTTTTATTCTGTTTTTCGCATTCGATCTTCACCATCAGGTTTCTTTTGAGAACCTTAAAGCCCACCAAGCTTCCCTGGAAAAATTTTATGCCGCAAACACCTTTCTGACAATTTTTATTTATGCTGCGTCATATATCATTATAACAGGGCTGTCACTTCCGGGCGCAGCCGTGATGACCCTGGCAGGCGGCGCCTTGTTCGGCCTGACCGCCGGCACGGTTATTGTCTCCTTTGCCAGTACCATCGGGGCCACCCTGGCATTTCTTGCGGCGCGATTTCTATTGAAGGACTATATCCAGGACCGATTTGCCGACCGGTTGCGGAAAATTAATGAAGGTATTGAAAATGACGGGCCATTTTATCTTTTTACCTTGCGCCTGGTGCCGGTGTTTCCCTTTTTCGTCATCAATGCGGTCATGGGGCTTACCCCCATTAAGGCGGGTATGTTTTATATTGTCAGCCAGGTGGGTATGCTGCCCGGAACCCTTGCCTACATCAATGCCGGTACCCAGTTGGCCCAGGTCAACACCCCGTCCGGAATTCTTTCCCCCGCTTTGATCGCCTCCTTTGCTCTTTTGGGCGTTTTCCCCTGGATCGCAAGGGCGTTTACCAACTTTTTAAAAAACCGGCGGGTCATGGCAAAATTTCGTAAACCCTCTCGATTTGACTATAACCTGGTGGTCATTGGTGCCGGTTCCGCAGGTCTTGTGACCTCGTATATCGCCGCCGCCGTGAAAGCCGGTGTGGCATTGATTGAAAAGGACAAGATGGGGGGAGACTGCCTGAACACCGGGTGTGTGCCCAGCAAATCATTAATCCGCAGTGCAAAAATGCTTTCCTATGCCAAACGGGCAAAGGAATTTGGTTTTGAACGTACCCGGGTAGACTTTCAATTTAGTGACGTGATGGAGCGGGTGGAAAACATCGTAAAAAAAATAGCGCCCAATGATTCGGTGGAGCGCTATACCAAACTGGGGGTTGACTGCATTTCAGGAGAGGCCCAAATTCTCTCCCCCTATGAAATTGAAGTAAAGGGTAAAATCATAACGACCCGCAGCATCGTTGTGGCCACGGGAGCCGGACCCAGAATTCCTCCCATCCCCGGTCTGGACCAGGTGGCATACCTGACCTCCGACACGGTCTGGTCCTTGCGGCAACTGCCCCGGCGTCTGGTGGTGGTGGGCGGCGGCCCCATCGGGTGTGAACTCAGCCAGGCCTTTGCCCGTCTTGGCGCCCAGGTTACCCAGGTGGGCCGGGCGCCCCGGATCATGGGCCGGGAGGATGAGGATGTGGCGGATTTTATCAAAGAGGTTTTCACCAAAGAGGGCATCCAAGTCCTCACCGGGCATAAGACAAAGGAAATACGGGTGGACGGGGACCACAAAACCCTGATCTGCACCCGAAATTCAGATCAACAGGACGTGGCTGTTGAGTTTGACGCCATCCTGCTTGCCGTGGGCCGCGTGGCCAATACCAGGGGCTTTGGCCTGAAAAAACTGGGGGTGGCACTGAACCCTAACGGCACCATTAAAACCAATAAATGGCTGCAGACCACCATTCCCAATATGTATGCTGCCGGTGATGTGGCAGGTCCTTATCAATTCACCCATGTGGCCTCCCATCAGGCCTGGTATGCTTGTGTAAACGCCTTGTTCGGCGGCTTTAAAAAATTCAAGGCCGACTACCGGGTGATTCCCTGGTCCACCTTTACCGATCCCGAAGTGGCCCGGGTGGGGATGAACGAAACCGATTGCCTTGCCGCCAATATCCCGTACGAGGTTACCCGCTATAACATTGACGACCTGGACCGGGCCATTGCCGATTCCGAAGCCCACGGATTTGTAAAGGTTTTGACCGTCCCCAAAAAAGACAGGATTCTGGGGGTGACTATTGTGGGTGCCCATGCCGGTGATTTGATCCATGAATTTATTCTGGCCATGAAATACAATATCGGATTGAATAAAATTCTTGGCACCATCCATATTTATCCGACCCTGGCAGAGTCCGGCCGGTCTGCCGCCGGGGCCTGGAAAAGAGCTAGGATGCCTGAAACCGTTCTGGGATTTGTTGAACGATATCTGGCTTGGCGACGTAAATAATGGTTTTAAATAGGCTCTTAACGTATAGAAATGACTAAACATAATGCGGTTATTACCTTTATCAAATCCCCGGAAAAAGGCCGGGTCAAGACGCGATTGGCAAAGGGCGTGGGGGAAAAAGCCGCTCTGGCGCTGTATCAATGTTTTGTGATGGATGTTCTGGATATGGTTCGATCAACACCCTGGGCGTTAAAGGTTTACTTTCATCCTGAAAAAAGCTGCCGGCGCATCCGGTCATGGCTGGGGAACGATTTGGATCTTTTCCCCCAGACCGGCACCACATTGGGCGATAAAATGAAAAATGCTCTTACAAAGACGTTTGCCGCCGGGTATGAGCGGGCTGTTCTGATTGGGTCTGATTTACCCGACCTGCCGTCTGGCATCATTGATACCGCCTTTAACGCATTGAACAGCACAGATGCGGTCATCGGCCCAAGTCCGGACGGCGGGTATTATCTAATTGGATTCACGGCCAATGGTTTTGTTCCCCGGATTTTTAATAATATTCCCTGGGGAACCAACCGCGTATTTGACTTGACCCTGAATAATTTCCAGGACCATGCTGTTTCACCCTTTTGCTTGCCGGTTTGGCGGGATATCGACACCAAAGAGGATTTGCAGGCCCTGGGCCTTGATCCGGCAAGCGGTCCTGCCATGCACACCACCCGTTATCTACAGAAAAAAGGACTGATATGTTAAGCAGGCAAAAGCAAAATCGGATTATGGCCGGTATCATCATGGTTTTAAGCTTTGCAGGCGTTCTCCACGCTGGGCAGGTATTGACCGTGGCGGACTTTTCCCGGGCGGATGTGGATAAAACACTGCCGCAGTACTGGGAGGCGTTAACATTTAAAAAAATAACGGCCCACACAATATATGAGGCGGTCAAGGATCAGGGCCGAACCGTTATCAAAGCTCAGAGCCACGCATCCGCTTCCGGCCTTATCCGCAAAATCCGCATTGATTTAAAAAAATATCCTGTGATCCAATGGCAATGGAAAGTTACCGGCATATATAAAAAAGGCGATGTTACCAGCAAAAGTGGGGATGATTATCCGGCACGGATTTATGTGGCTTTTGAATATGACCCCGGTAAGGTGGGGGTCTGGGAAAAAGCCAAATTTGGGACCATCCGTTTGATATATGGCCAATATCCGCCGTCAAGTTCCGTGACCTATATTTGGGCCAACCACGCACCTATTGGAACCCGGATATCCAATCCCTATACCAAACGTGTGATGATGATTGCTGTCCAGAGTGGTGTAAACAAGGTCGGTACCTGGGTGACCGAGGAACGCAATATTTATCAGGATTATGTGGACAGTTTCGGCCACGCGCCTCCCATGACTTCCGGGGTGGCAATCATGACGGACTCGGACAATACAGGTGAGGCCGCAACGGCCTTTTACGGTGATATTATTTTTAAATCAAGCCCGGGAGCCCGTATGCCTTGAGTCCCCTGATATCCGTCATCATACCGGTCTATTGCGAGAGCAATGGCATAAACCTGACCATTGACCGCATAAAATCATCAGCATCGGCATCGGGAATGATTTCTTTGACGGAAATCATTGTGGTGGACGGTGATCCGGGAAAAAGCACCCTGAAGGTCATCAATGATCCGGATATTATAAAAAAAGCATCTCCGGCGGGCCGGGGCGTGCAGATGAACAATGGCGCCCGGGCCGCAACCGCAGATGTGCTGTTGTTTCTTCATGCAGATACCATTCTGCCTGCCAATGCGTTTAATAAGATTCTGGATGTTTGCCGGGACAAGGATATTGTTGCCGGTGCTTTTGATCTGGTCATTGACGCACCGCATCCGGGTTTTCGACTCATCGAAAAAACCGCAAGCCTTCGTTCCCGGATCACCCGTATTCCCTTTGGGGACCAGGCCATATTCATTAAGGCGGACTGTTTCCAAAGATTGGGGGGATATAAACCGATTGCGCTGATGGAAGATGTGGACATCATGCTTAGAATCAGACAAAGGGGACATCGGATTCGGTTTATTTCCAATCCGGTGGTCACCTCGGCCCGGCGCTGGAAAAAAGAAGGCATGATATACACAACCATCCGCAACTGGATACTCCAACTACTGTTCTATACCGGGGTCAGCCCTGAAAAATTGAAAAACTACTATCACTCTTTATAAGGCTGATAATCCGTGTACCCTTCAGGTCCCGGGGTGTACCATAAGGACATATCTTCTGAGGGATTCAGCGGCCAGCCGTTTTTAAACCGTTCCGGCAAATCCGGATTGGTAATATAGGGTCTGCCAAAGGCTGCCAGGTCCGCATCTCCACGTGCGATTCGTTCTTCAGCCGATTCTTTTGTGTATCCGCAATTGCCCATAATGACACCGTTGTATATCTTCCGGAACTCGGACAAGGTCATGGGATCGCCCTTTTCATGGAAGCCAAAAGCAAGGCCATCCATGATGTGCAGATAACCCAGGTTCAATTTATTCAGTTCTTTTGCGACATACAGGAAGGTCTGTCTAAAATCACTGCTGCCCATATCGTTAAAAACACCATTGGGGGATATCCGAACACCCACCTGTTCCGGAGGCCATATGTCTAAAGTAGTATCCAGCACTTCTTTTAAAAACCGGAATTTATTTTCCAGGCTGCCACCATACTCATCGTCCCTGAGATTGGTTTTTGAATCAAGGA comes from uncultured Desulfobacter sp. and encodes:
- a CDS encoding TIGR04282 family arsenosugar biosynthesis glycosyltransferase; translated protein: MTKHNAVITFIKSPEKGRVKTRLAKGVGEKAALALYQCFVMDVLDMVRSTPWALKVYFHPEKSCRRIRSWLGNDLDLFPQTGTTLGDKMKNALTKTFAAGYERAVLIGSDLPDLPSGIIDTAFNALNSTDAVIGPSPDGGYYLIGFTANGFVPRIFNNIPWGTNRVFDLTLNNFQDHAVSPFCLPVWRDIDTKEDLQALGLDPASGPAMHTTRYLQKKGLIC
- the msrB gene encoding peptide-methionine (R)-S-oxide reductase MsrB, encoding MNPKRIVKIFVSVLIILGIVAGVFAYADNKMDSKNMSTDMAQENIMEDGLEVATFAGGCFWCTESDFEKVEGVKEAVSGYTGGHTRHPSYSEVSGGTTGHTEAVQVYYDPGMVSYEYLLDVFWRHINPTDPGGQFVDRGNQYRSEIFYHNDTQKRLAQASKKKLEKSMVFDKPIVTPITRLVEFYPAEEYHQDYYKHNPKRYTYYRWRSGRDQFIEKTWENHPPMEKKMGNSSDAMNGGDMAPEKEVDMMKKEDAMNDMGETMKKTTWKRPHDNEIRSKLTPLQYKVTQKDGTEPPFQNEYWDNKAQGIYVDVVSGEPLFSSNDKFKSGTGWPSFTRPLEPDNVIEKKDVSLFMVRTEVRSRHADSHLGHVFDDGPAPTGLRYCINSAALRFIPKENLEAEGYGQYASLF
- a CDS encoding TIGR04283 family arsenosugar biosynthesis glycosyltransferase; translated protein: MSPLISVIIPVYCESNGINLTIDRIKSSASASGMISLTEIIVVDGDPGKSTLKVINDPDIIKKASPAGRGVQMNNGARAATADVLLFLHADTILPANAFNKILDVCRDKDIVAGAFDLVIDAPHPGFRLIEKTASLRSRITRIPFGDQAIFIKADCFQRLGGYKPIALMEDVDIMLRIRQRGHRIRFISNPVVTSARRWKKEGMIYTTIRNWILQLLFYTGVSPEKLKNYYHSL
- a CDS encoding FAD-dependent oxidoreductase, yielding MNNRVIKLLILGIFILGFILFFAFDLHHQVSFENLKAHQASLEKFYAANTFLTIFIYAASYIIITGLSLPGAAVMTLAGGALFGLTAGTVIVSFASTIGATLAFLAARFLLKDYIQDRFADRLRKINEGIENDGPFYLFTLRLVPVFPFFVINAVMGLTPIKAGMFYIVSQVGMLPGTLAYINAGTQLAQVNTPSGILSPALIASFALLGVFPWIARAFTNFLKNRRVMAKFRKPSRFDYNLVVIGAGSAGLVTSYIAAAVKAGVALIEKDKMGGDCLNTGCVPSKSLIRSAKMLSYAKRAKEFGFERTRVDFQFSDVMERVENIVKKIAPNDSVERYTKLGVDCISGEAQILSPYEIEVKGKIITTRSIVVATGAGPRIPPIPGLDQVAYLTSDTVWSLRQLPRRLVVVGGGPIGCELSQAFARLGAQVTQVGRAPRIMGREDEDVADFIKEVFTKEGIQVLTGHKTKEIRVDGDHKTLICTRNSDQQDVAVEFDAILLAVGRVANTRGFGLKKLGVALNPNGTIKTNKWLQTTIPNMYAAGDVAGPYQFTHVASHQAWYACVNALFGGFKKFKADYRVIPWSTFTDPEVARVGMNETDCLAANIPYEVTRYNIDDLDRAIADSEAHGFVKVLTVPKKDRILGVTIVGAHAGDLIHEFILAMKYNIGLNKILGTIHIYPTLAESGRSAAGAWKRARMPETVLGFVERYLAWRRK
- a CDS encoding DUF3047 domain-containing protein; the protein is MLSRQKQNRIMAGIIMVLSFAGVLHAGQVLTVADFSRADVDKTLPQYWEALTFKKITAHTIYEAVKDQGRTVIKAQSHASASGLIRKIRIDLKKYPVIQWQWKVTGIYKKGDVTSKSGDDYPARIYVAFEYDPGKVGVWEKAKFGTIRLIYGQYPPSSSVTYIWANHAPIGTRISNPYTKRVMMIAVQSGVNKVGTWVTEERNIYQDYVDSFGHAPPMTSGVAIMTDSDNTGEAATAFYGDIIFKSSPGARMP